From the genome of Burkholderia cepacia ATCC 25416:
GGCGAGCTTGCCGGTGCGGCCCGCGAGGAGGTCGAGCGCTGGCGCGCGACGCTCGGCGTCACGGTCGATGTCGTCTCGTGCGATGTGACCGATGCCGCGGCGGTCGATGCGATGATTGCCGCGATCGCGCGGCGCGGCAGCCCGCTCAAGGGCGTGCTGCATTCCGCGATGTCGATCGACGACGGCCTCGTGCGCAATCTCGACGATGCGCGCATGGCCGCGGTGCTCGCCCCGAAGGTGGCCGGCGCATGGAACCTGCACCGCGCGACACGCGCGCTGCCGCTCGACCTGTTCGTCGTCTATTCGTCGGCGACGACCTATCTCGGCAATCCGGGGCAGTCGAACTACGTCGCGGCCAACACTTTCCTCGAGGCGCTCGTCGAACATCGTCGCGCGGCCGGGCTGCCCGGCACGTTCATGGCGTGGGGCCCGCTCGAGGACGTCGGCTTCCTCGCGCGCCACGCGGATACGCGCGAGGCGTTGCAGTCGCGGATCGGCGGTGCATCGATCACGTCCGACGAAGCGATGGCCGCGCTCGAGCGCGCGCTGGTCGCGGGCGCGGCCGGCGAAGCCGTGGTCCGGCTCGACTGGCATGCCGTGGCGCGCGGGATGCCCGCCGCGAAGGCACGCCGGTATTCGCTGCTGCAATCGCATGCGAAGGGCGGCGATGCGCGCGACGGCGGCACGCAGTTGCGGGAAGAAGTGCTGGCCTTGCCGCGCGACGAAGCGATCGCGCTGGTTGCCCGGACGCTGCAGGCGCAGATCGCGCGGATCCTGCACATGACGCCGGATCGCATCGCGCTCGACAAGTCGGTGCTCGACATGGGCATGGATTCGCTGATGGGGATGGAGCTTGGCCTGGCGGTCGAGGAAGCGTTCGAGGTCAAGCTGTCGGTGATGGCGATTGCCGAAGGCGCGTCGGTGACGACGCTGGCCGGACGCATCGTCGATTCGATCGGCGCGTCGGCCGACGCGTCCGACGCCGGGGCGGCGACCGATGCCGCTCAGGAGGCCGTCGCGGCGCTTGCCGCGAAACACGCGATCGAAGGCGAAGCGCGCGCGATGCTCGATACGCGGCCGGCGCCCGTGGCGGGCCAGGTGTCGCCGACGCTGGAGGTCGCGCGATGAGCGCGCCGTCCGGCTGGGCGACGCGCCAGGGCACGCTGGCAGGTCCGCTGGCGATCGACGGTCACGGGCTGCACACGGGGCGCCGGGTGGGTGTGCGGATCCTGCCCGCGCGGCCGGAAGACGGCGTGACGGGAATCGTGTTCCGTCGCGTCACGCAGGGGCGCACGCTCGCGACGCTGCCGGTCGATCCCGCGCTGCGCCGCGCCCAGCCGCTCTGCACGATGCTGCGCAATGCGGACGGCGTTGGCGTTCGCACGATCGAGCATCTGCTCGCGTCGCTGCTCGCATGCGAGATCGATCACGCGATCGTCGAGATCGACGCCGAGGAAGTGCCGATTCTCGACGGCAGCGCCACGCCGTGGGTGGACGCCATCCGCGCGTGCGGCCGGGTCGCGCTCGATGCGCCGAAACGCTTCATCCGCGTGCTGCGGCCCGTCGTCGTCACGGACGGCGAAGGCGACCAGCGGCGCGAAATGCGGGTCGAGCCGGCGCCGCGTTACGAACTGAGCGTGCGCAACGACCTGCGCGGCTTCGGCGACATGCATTGGGACGGTGCGCTGACGCCGGCCGCATTCGAAACCGAAATCGCGCCGTCGCGCTCGTACGGGCGCGTGAAATGGGCCGTGCCGGCGATCGTCGCCGGCTATCTGCGCGGCGTGCCGATCCTGCGCGGCGCACGGCCGTCGTGTACCGCATCCATCGTCGGCAGCCGCGTGCTGGGCGGGATGCGCTTGCCGGATGAATTCGTCCGGCACCGCGTGCTCGACCTGGTCGGCGATCTCGCGCTGGCCGGCGCGCCGCTGCTGGCGCGCGTGAGCGCGTTGCGGCCGAGCCACGAGATGAATTTCCGGCTGGTCGACGCGCTGCTGGCCTCGCCCGACGCGTGGCAGTGGGCCGAGTTTTCCGACGCGTGACACCACGTCTTTTCATGACGCGCGGCGTAACATAGCGTCTTTTCGAGATTAAGCGAAGGAAGCAATGGCACTGGGAGAGCATCTTCGCCAGCAACTGGCGGCGAAAGCGCTGAAACGGCAGCTGGAGCGCGCGACGGATGCTGCCGCGGCACCGGGCGTGCCCGGCACGCAGGCAGCGCAGACCGCATCGGCGCGCAGCCGCTTCGAATCGATGCCGCAGTATCAGCAGGTCCGGATCATGCGCGAGATGGGCGAGAAGCTGCGCGTCGACTCGCCGTTTTTCCGCGTGCACGACGGCGTCGCCGGTGCGACGACGCAGATCGGCGGGCGCGAATACCTGAACTTCGCGAACTACAACTACCTCGGCCTGGCTGGCGATCCGGACGTGTCCGCGCGCGCGAAGGCCGCGATCGACCGGTACGGCACGTCGGCATCGGCGAGCCGGATGGTCGCGGGCGAACGCCCGGTGCAGCGCGATCTCGAACGCGCGTTGGCCACGTTCTACGAAACCGACGACTGCGTCGCGTTCGTGAGCGGCCACGCGACGAACGTGACCGTGATCGGCGCACTGTTCGGACCGGGCGACCTGATCGTCCACGATGCGCTCGCGCACAACAGCATCGTGCAGGGCGCGCAGCTGAGCGGCGCGAAGCGGCTGAGCTTCGCGCACAACGACTGGCAGGCGCTCGACGAGCTGCTCGCGCGCGTACGCCGCGAATACCGGCACGTGCTGATCGCGATCGAAGGGCTGTACAGCATGGACGGCGATTTCCCCGACCTGCAGCGCTTCGTCGACGTGAAAACGCGCCACGGTGCATTCCTGCTGGTCGACGAGGCGCATTCGCTCGGCGTGCTCGGCGCGACCGGCAAGGGCATCCGCGAGCATTGCGGCGTCGCGCCCGACCAGGTCGACATGTGGATGGGCACGATGAGCAAGACGCTGGCCGGCTGCGGCGGCTTCATCGCCGGCTGCCAGCCGCTCGTCGACATGCTGCGCCATCTGGCGCCGGGCTTCCTGTACAGCGTCGGGCTGGCGCCGACGCTCGCCGAAGCGTCGCTGGCCGCGCTCGAGCGCCTGCAGGCCGAGCCGGAGCGCGTCGCGCGACTGCAGGCGCGCGGGCGGCAGTTCCTGAACGAAGCGCGCGCCGCCGGGCTGAATACCGGCACGAGTGCCGGGTTCGCGGTCGTGCCGGTGATCACGGGGAGCTCGCTGAAGGCCGCGCAATGGGCCAATGCGATGTTCGACGAAGGGATCAACGTGCAGCCGATCTTCTATCCGGCCGTCGAGGAAAAGGCTGCGCGCCTGCGCTTCTTCATCTGCTCGACGCACGAGCCGGAACAGATCAGCCGGACGGTCGCCGTGTTGTCGCGACTCGCGGGGCGCAGCGGATGACGCTGGCCGGTGCGTTCGCGCAAGCGGCTCCGCGTGCCGGCGAGCGCGTGCGGTTTCGTGCGGCCGAGGCGAACGACGCGGCGTCGTGCGGGCCGCTCGTGTTTGCGTCCGGCGTGGCGGAATTCGGGTTTTTTCTCGGCGAAAGCGATGCGCGCTGCATCGCTTTCCTGCAGAAGGCATTCCGGTCGCGCCATGGGCGCTTCTCGTGGCGCCGGCATCGCGTCGCGGTCGGTGAAGACGGCACCGTGCTCGCCGTGATGGCGATTCACGACGGGCAACGGACGATGTTCGACGACGTGCATGTCGTGTGGGCACTGGCGCGCTTCTTCGGCGTGCGCCGCACGATGGGGCAGTTGTTGCGCGGGCTGATTCTCGAAACGGAAATTCCGGCGCCGAAGCGCTCGCAGATTCTCGTCGCGCATTGCGCAACCGACGAGCGACAGCGCGGCACGGGGATCTTCAGTGCGTTGTTCCGCGACGCGCTGGACACGGGGGCATTGCCGGCCGACGGCAGCCGCGATGTCGTCCTCGACGTGCTGACCCGCAACGTGCGGGCCCGCGCGCTGTACGAACGGCTCGGGTTCACCGCACTGCCGCGGCCGCGCGCCCGTTCGCGCCGGCTGCCCGCCGGACTTGATTCGGTGCGGATGCGGTTTTCGCGCCGCGCCTGACGCGATTTGTGCCGTGGACTGAACGGCCGCCGGTGTACATCGGCACCATGCGCGGACACGATCGTCATTTGTTCGGGCGGCGCGCCGGAAACCAAGGGACGGCGGCTGACTCCGATGATGTCAGTCGTTCAGCGGCAGTTTCCGGATGATCGCATCCACGCACTCCGACGGATCTGTCTCGGCCGTCTTGACGTGTACGTCGGGGGAGTGCGGCCGCTCGTACACGGAATCGATGCCGGTGAACTGGCGAATGCTTCCTTGCCGGGCTAATGCATACAATCCCTTCGGGTCACGCGCCTCGGCGACCTCCAATGCAGCGTCGACAAAGACCTCGACGAACGTGCCTTCGTCAAAGCGCGCGCGGGCCTTGTCACGCGCTGCCTGAAATGGCGAGATCAATGCGGCGATGACGACGAATTCTGCATCCACCAGCAGCCTGGCCACTTCGGCGGTTCGCCGGATATTTTCATGACGATCGGCATCGCTGAACCCGAGATCGCGGTTAAGCCCCTCGCGCAGGCGGTCGGCATCCAGCAGATAGGTGCGAAGCCCGCGTGCATCGAGCTGTTCCTTCAGCAGGTTCGCCAGCGTCGATTTTCCGGCGCCGGAGATCCCGGTCAGCCATACCACGAAGGCTCGATTCTGTTTCACACGAGGACGTGCCGGTTCGCAGTCCGTCGGCTTGACGGGTGGCCAATTCTTGGAATCTTGGGTCATTTCCGATTAGAGGTACGGACGATCGCACAGTTACTTTGTTTGGAGTCTCGTCGACTTCCATTGACAATTGTAACGCGCCGGTATGTTTGTAATCCGTTATTTTCCGGGCGTATTCGTTCTTCCGTTTACGTTTGGCATCCCCTTACGATGCCTTCAATGGTGCCGTCCGCTACTTTCGCCGCGGCGCGAACGGCCGCTGCTGCACATCAGCACCCTGCGCGACGATCGCCATGCTCTCTGGCACTTCCTCCCACGCGCCGCGCAGGTCGACGAGCGGCTCGGACACGACCATGAACGCGTCGTCGCCGGCTTCGGCGATGCGCGGGTTGTGCGGATACAGCTCATGGAGGTGCTTGAACGACGTGCTGTGGAACAGCGAACGCGACTGCCGTTCGCTCGAATAACGCACCGCGATGATCCGCTCGCCGTCGGTCGCGCAGATCGTCATGTTGAGCGGTTCGGCCACGCGGTGCCGCGCGGCCGTTTCCTCGACCATGCCGACCATCCGCTCGAGCGCGGGCAGCGGCATCTGCTCGAGGCCGTAGGTCAGCGCGAGGCGGAACATCAGTTCGGAGTCGGTCGAGCCTTCGAGCGTCGGGAACAGCGCGGGATCGACCTTCATCGTCAGGTCGCGGCGCAGCTTGTGGAAGTCGCGGATCAGCCCGTTGTGCGCGAACAGCCAGCGGCCGTGGCGGAACGGGTGGCAGTTGGTTTCCTGTACCGGCGTGTCGGTAGCCGCGCGGATATGCGCGATGAACATCCGCGAGCGGATCGCGCGTGCGGCTTCGCGCAGGTTGCGGTCGTTCCACGCGGGATGCACGGAGCGGTAGCGGAACGGGAGTTCGTCGGGGCGCCCGTACCAGCCGATGCCGAAGCCGTCGCCGTTGGTGGTCGTCGCCCCCAGCTCCGAATGCAGGCTCTGGTCGATCAGCGAATGCTTCGCGCGGAACAGCACGGTCTCCAGATGGATCGGATTACCCGTATAGGCGAGCCAGCGGCACATGAAGCGCTCCTTCACGATGGATCGTTCGCGCATGGTAGCCGACTTCGCGGCGCATCCTCGCCCGCGGGCGCCCGGCCCGCCATTCGGGCAGATGCGCTGGCCAATCTTCATACGTCATTTACCCGGATGTGCGGTGAGCAACCGGGCAGCCATGCAGCCTGAAGCCATGCAGCCTGAAGCCATGCAGCCGGGCGCCGTCACGCGACGGCAGCGCCGCGGCCGTCAGGTTCAGTCGCCGAGCGCGTCCATCACGCGCGCCGAATAGACGAGTGCCGCACCCGCGTTCAGCGCAATCGCGACGCCGAGCGCTTCCGCTACTTCCTCCTTCGTCGCGCCATGCTTGGCCGCTTCGGCGGTGTGCACGGCGATACAACCGTCGCAGCGTGTCGTGACCGCCACCGCGAGCGCGATCAGCTCGCGCGTTTTTGCGTCGAGATGGCCTGTCTTGGCGCCGGCGCCGGCCAGCGCCTGGTAGCCGGCCAGCGTGTCCGGCGACAGCTTGGCGATGTCGCCGATGCGCGTCGAGAGTTCCTTCCGGTATTCGTTCCAGTTCAGCATGATGCGTCCTTTTCGAGAAGAGGTGAGGAAGGCGGCGGGCGCCGCGATCTCGGGCGATGCAGGGTTATTCTGATCGTTCACGCTGAGGGTTTCGATACGCTAGAGTGTCAATTTTTAGCGCAATCGTCTCATGGATGCCCTGAGTCAACTGCTGTCGCTGGGCCGCAGCCATGTCGAGCTCGACGTGCGCTGCCTGCTTGGCGGGCCGTTCGCGATGCCGCACGACCCGCTGCCGTCGGGCGAGGCGGCGTTTCACCTGGTGCTGGCCGGAACGTGCCGGCTGCGTACCGCGGAAGGGCGCACGCTGCAGCTCGCCGACGGCGATTTCGTGCTGCTGCCCGCGGGCGGCGCGCACGAGCTGCTCGACGCAGGCGCAGGCCGGTCGCGGCCGGTTGCGGCGCTGCGCGAACACGGTGCCGGCGGCGGCGCGGTGCTGCCGGTCAAGACGAATCTCGATCCGGCCGAACCGGGCGGTGCGAGCGTGGATCTGCTGTGCGGACGGTTCGTCTATGCGCGCGGCGCGGGCGAACTGCTGATGCGTACGCTGCCGCACGTGCTGCATGTCGGGCTGCGCGAGGCGTCGGTGTTCGCGCCGCTGCAACTGCTGACGAGCGTGCTGCGCACCGAGGCGTCGAATGGGCAGCCGGGCGCCGGCGCGATCGTGAACGCACTCGGGCAGGCGCTGCTCGCGTATGCGTTGCGCGCATACGGTCGTGGCGCGCGCGTGCCGTCCGGCTGGCTTGCGCTCGCTGCCGATGCGCGGCTCGGCCCGTCGGTACAGGCCGTCCTGCAGGCACCGGAGAAGCCGTGGACGGTCGAGTCGCTCGGCGACACATCCGCGATGTCGCGTGCGACGTACGCCCGGCATTTCCGCGAGCGGGCCGGAATGAGCGTCGGCGCGTTCGT
Proteins encoded in this window:
- a CDS encoding aminotransferase class I/II-fold pyridoxal phosphate-dependent enzyme, which gives rise to MALGEHLRQQLAAKALKRQLERATDAAAAPGVPGTQAAQTASARSRFESMPQYQQVRIMREMGEKLRVDSPFFRVHDGVAGATTQIGGREYLNFANYNYLGLAGDPDVSARAKAAIDRYGTSASASRMVAGERPVQRDLERALATFYETDDCVAFVSGHATNVTVIGALFGPGDLIVHDALAHNSIVQGAQLSGAKRLSFAHNDWQALDELLARVRREYRHVLIAIEGLYSMDGDFPDLQRFVDVKTRHGAFLLVDEAHSLGVLGATGKGIREHCGVAPDQVDMWMGTMSKTLAGCGGFIAGCQPLVDMLRHLAPGFLYSVGLAPTLAEASLAALERLQAEPERVARLQARGRQFLNEARAAGLNTGTSAGFAVVPVITGSSLKAAQWANAMFDEGINVQPIFYPAVEEKAARLRFFICSTHEPEQISRTVAVLSRLAGRSG
- a CDS encoding UDP-3-O-acyl N-acetylglycosamine deacetylase, whose protein sequence is MSAPSGWATRQGTLAGPLAIDGHGLHTGRRVGVRILPARPEDGVTGIVFRRVTQGRTLATLPVDPALRRAQPLCTMLRNADGVGVRTIEHLLASLLACEIDHAIVEIDAEEVPILDGSATPWVDAIRACGRVALDAPKRFIRVLRPVVVTDGEGDQRREMRVEPAPRYELSVRNDLRGFGDMHWDGALTPAAFETEIAPSRSYGRVKWAVPAIVAGYLRGVPILRGARPSCTASIVGSRVLGGMRLPDEFVRHRVLDLVGDLALAGAPLLARVSALRPSHEMNFRLVDALLASPDAWQWAEFSDA
- a CDS encoding carboxymuconolactone decarboxylase family protein, yielding MLNWNEYRKELSTRIGDIAKLSPDTLAGYQALAGAGAKTGHLDAKTRELIALAVAVTTRCDGCIAVHTAEAAKHGATKEEVAEALGVAIALNAGAALVYSARVMDALGD
- a CDS encoding class II glutamine amidotransferase — protein: MCRWLAYTGNPIHLETVLFRAKHSLIDQSLHSELGATTTNGDGFGIGWYGRPDELPFRYRSVHPAWNDRNLREAARAIRSRMFIAHIRAATDTPVQETNCHPFRHGRWLFAHNGLIRDFHKLRRDLTMKVDPALFPTLEGSTDSELMFRLALTYGLEQMPLPALERMVGMVEETAARHRVAEPLNMTICATDGERIIAVRYSSERQSRSLFHSTSFKHLHELYPHNPRIAEAGDDAFMVVSEPLVDLRGAWEEVPESMAIVAQGADVQQRPFAPRRK
- a CDS encoding cupin domain-containing protein — protein: MDALSQLLSLGRSHVELDVRCLLGGPFAMPHDPLPSGEAAFHLVLAGTCRLRTAEGRTLQLADGDFVLLPAGGAHELLDAGAGRSRPVAALREHGAGGGAVLPVKTNLDPAEPGGASVDLLCGRFVYARGAGELLMRTLPHVLHVGLREASVFAPLQLLTSVLRTEASNGQPGAGAIVNALGQALLAYALRAYGRGARVPSGWLALAADARLGPSVQAVLQAPEKPWTVESLGDTSAMSRATYARHFRERAGMSVGAFVAQIRMMHACALLQDTQRGQAEIGQAVGYQSEAAFGKAFRAVLGTTPGRWRRARRES
- the cysC gene encoding adenylyl-sulfate kinase, whose protein sequence is MTQDSKNWPPVKPTDCEPARPRVKQNRAFVVWLTGISGAGKSTLANLLKEQLDARGLRTYLLDADRLREGLNRDLGFSDADRHENIRRTAEVARLLVDAEFVVIAALISPFQAARDKARARFDEGTFVEVFVDAALEVAEARDPKGLYALARQGSIRQFTGIDSVYERPHSPDVHVKTAETDPSECVDAIIRKLPLND
- a CDS encoding GNAT family N-acetyltransferase, producing the protein MTLAGAFAQAAPRAGERVRFRAAEANDAASCGPLVFASGVAEFGFFLGESDARCIAFLQKAFRSRHGRFSWRRHRVAVGEDGTVLAVMAIHDGQRTMFDDVHVVWALARFFGVRRTMGQLLRGLILETEIPAPKRSQILVAHCATDERQRGTGIFSALFRDALDTGALPADGSRDVVLDVLTRNVRARALYERLGFTALPRPRARSRRLPAGLDSVRMRFSRRA